In a genomic window of Penaeus chinensis breed Huanghai No. 1 chromosome 30, ASM1920278v2, whole genome shotgun sequence:
- the LOC125041319 gene encoding calcium-binding protein P-like isoform X1, whose translation MLVKMCVKMLVCAAFLLAVPSTTQGFNVGVSGTKCNLDPSKGEINDPCARLYDGVCKGRYCGCPTGTHEDKNLGVCAPGEASKTAGGTQAGRPGSAFDDLPFDFPGGGGSTGGTAPKAPPAPAPAPAPLPHPPPPPQPGYPGSNQPGYNPNQPGYNPNQPGYNPNQPGYNPNQPGYNPNQPGYNPNQPGYNPNRPGYNPNQPGYNPNQRGGHGTTKGGSDVGEKAGGGVGGVIGLLLIGGLIYFCCCRGGKHKQVMNRFQGLPFMRGGQAGGQGPVALQSQPVQQDPNFGSQHTYVPPGQPVPQAQYPPPQQPYPTGGGYPAAPYAQQPGFAPYPPQGDGQPPMQPYPPQPIPPYPPQGAPYVASAPPEGYPVDGQKPPPYTQEYQPNAPPS comes from the exons GTGTTTCAGGTACAAAATGTAATTTGGATCCAAGCAAAGGCGAGATAAATGATCCCTGTGCCAGACTGTATGATGGCGTGTGCAAAGGGAGGTACTGTGGCTGTCCCACTGGTACCCATGAAGACAAGAATCTTGGGGTATGTGCTCCCGGTGAAGCGTCAAAAACAGCTGGCGGAACACAGGCAGGGAGGCCTGGCAGTGCATTTGACGACCTTCCGTTTGACTTccctggtggtggtggtagcacAGGTGGCACAGCGCCCAAAGCACCTCccgctccagctccagctccagcacCACTGCctcatcctccaccacctccacaacCTGGCTATCCTGGGTCTAATCAGCCAGGCTACAACCCCAATCAGCCTGGCTACAACCCCAATCAGCCTGGCTACAACCCCAATCAGCCAGGTTACAACCCCAATCAGCCAGGTTACAACCCCAATCAGCCAGGTTACAACCCCAATCAGCCAGGTTACAACCCCAATCGGCCTGGTTACAATCCCAACCAGCCTGGTTACAACCCCAATCAACGAGGTGGCCATGGAACTACTAAAGGAG GTAGTGATGTGGGTgaaaaggcaggaggaggagtgggtggagtgaTCGGCCTCCTCTTGATTGGTGGTCTCATCTACTTCTGCTGTTGCCGTGGAGGAAAGCATAA GCAAGTTATGAACAGGTTCCAAGGGCTGCCATTCATGCGTGGTGGCCAGGCAGGCGGCCAAGGACCAGTTGCTTTGCAGAGTCAGCCCGTGCAACAAGACCCCAACTTCGGCTCCCAGCACACATATGTCCCGCCTGGTCAACCAGTTCCTCAGGCACAGTACCCTCCTCCACAACAGCCATACCCAACAG GTGGGGGATATCCTGCAGCTCCATATGCACAACAGCCAGGTTTTGCCCCTTACCCACCACAAG GTGATGGGCAGCCCCCTATGCAGCCTTACCCACCACAACCTATTCCACCATATCCTCCACAGGGAGCACCATATGTGGCTTCTGCTCCCCCAGAAG GTTACCCGGTTGATGGCCAGAAGCCCCCACCCTACACACAGGAATACCAGCCTAATGCTCCGCCGTCCTAG
- the LOC125041319 gene encoding calcium-binding protein P-like isoform X3: MLVKMCVKMLVCAAFLLAVPSTTQGFNVGVSGTKCNLDPSKGEINDPCARLYDGVCKGRYCGCPTGTHEDKNLGVCAPGEASKTAGGTQAGRPGSAFDDLPFDFPGGGGSTGGTAPKAPPAPAPAPAPLPHPPPPPQPGYPGSNQPGYNPNQPGYNPNQPGYNPNQPGYNPNQPGYNPNQPGYNPNQPGYNPNRPGYNPNQPGYNPNQRGGHGTTKGGSDVGEKAGGGVGGVIGLLLIGGLIYFCCCRGGKHKQVMNRFQGLPFMRGGQAGGQGPVALQSQPVQQDPNFGSQHTYVPPGQPVPQAQYPPPQQPYPTGGGYPAAPYAQQPGFAPYPPQGYPVDGQKPPPYTQEYQPNAPPS, translated from the exons GTGTTTCAGGTACAAAATGTAATTTGGATCCAAGCAAAGGCGAGATAAATGATCCCTGTGCCAGACTGTATGATGGCGTGTGCAAAGGGAGGTACTGTGGCTGTCCCACTGGTACCCATGAAGACAAGAATCTTGGGGTATGTGCTCCCGGTGAAGCGTCAAAAACAGCTGGCGGAACACAGGCAGGGAGGCCTGGCAGTGCATTTGACGACCTTCCGTTTGACTTccctggtggtggtggtagcacAGGTGGCACAGCGCCCAAAGCACCTCccgctccagctccagctccagcacCACTGCctcatcctccaccacctccacaacCTGGCTATCCTGGGTCTAATCAGCCAGGCTACAACCCCAATCAGCCTGGCTACAACCCCAATCAGCCTGGCTACAACCCCAATCAGCCAGGTTACAACCCCAATCAGCCAGGTTACAACCCCAATCAGCCAGGTTACAACCCCAATCAGCCAGGTTACAACCCCAATCGGCCTGGTTACAATCCCAACCAGCCTGGTTACAACCCCAATCAACGAGGTGGCCATGGAACTACTAAAGGAG GTAGTGATGTGGGTgaaaaggcaggaggaggagtgggtggagtgaTCGGCCTCCTCTTGATTGGTGGTCTCATCTACTTCTGCTGTTGCCGTGGAGGAAAGCATAA GCAAGTTATGAACAGGTTCCAAGGGCTGCCATTCATGCGTGGTGGCCAGGCAGGCGGCCAAGGACCAGTTGCTTTGCAGAGTCAGCCCGTGCAACAAGACCCCAACTTCGGCTCCCAGCACACATATGTCCCGCCTGGTCAACCAGTTCCTCAGGCACAGTACCCTCCTCCACAACAGCCATACCCAACAG GTGGGGGATATCCTGCAGCTCCATATGCACAACAGCCAGGTTTTGCCCCTTACCCACCACAAG GTTACCCGGTTGATGGCCAGAAGCCCCCACCCTACACACAGGAATACCAGCCTAATGCTCCGCCGTCCTAG
- the LOC125041319 gene encoding calcium-binding protein P-like isoform X2 yields the protein MLVKMCVKMLVCAAFLLAVPSTTQGFNVGVSGTKCNLDPSKGEINDPCARLYDGVCKGRYCGCPTGTHEDKNLGVCAPGEASKTAGGTQAGRPGSAFDDLPFDFPGGGGSTGGTAPKAPPAPAPAPAPLPHPPPPPQPGYPGSNQPGYNPNQPGYNPNQPGYNPNQPGYNPNQPGYNPNQPGYNPNQPGYNPNRPGYNPNQPGYNPNQRGGHGTTKGGSDVGEKAGGGVGGVIGLLLIGGLIYFCCCRGGKHKQVMNRFQGLPFMRGGQAGGQGPVALQSQPVQQDPNFGSQHTYVPPGQPVPQAQYPPPQQPYPTGDGQPPMQPYPPQPIPPYPPQGAPYVASAPPEGYPVDGQKPPPYTQEYQPNAPPS from the exons GTGTTTCAGGTACAAAATGTAATTTGGATCCAAGCAAAGGCGAGATAAATGATCCCTGTGCCAGACTGTATGATGGCGTGTGCAAAGGGAGGTACTGTGGCTGTCCCACTGGTACCCATGAAGACAAGAATCTTGGGGTATGTGCTCCCGGTGAAGCGTCAAAAACAGCTGGCGGAACACAGGCAGGGAGGCCTGGCAGTGCATTTGACGACCTTCCGTTTGACTTccctggtggtggtggtagcacAGGTGGCACAGCGCCCAAAGCACCTCccgctccagctccagctccagcacCACTGCctcatcctccaccacctccacaacCTGGCTATCCTGGGTCTAATCAGCCAGGCTACAACCCCAATCAGCCTGGCTACAACCCCAATCAGCCTGGCTACAACCCCAATCAGCCAGGTTACAACCCCAATCAGCCAGGTTACAACCCCAATCAGCCAGGTTACAACCCCAATCAGCCAGGTTACAACCCCAATCGGCCTGGTTACAATCCCAACCAGCCTGGTTACAACCCCAATCAACGAGGTGGCCATGGAACTACTAAAGGAG GTAGTGATGTGGGTgaaaaggcaggaggaggagtgggtggagtgaTCGGCCTCCTCTTGATTGGTGGTCTCATCTACTTCTGCTGTTGCCGTGGAGGAAAGCATAA GCAAGTTATGAACAGGTTCCAAGGGCTGCCATTCATGCGTGGTGGCCAGGCAGGCGGCCAAGGACCAGTTGCTTTGCAGAGTCAGCCCGTGCAACAAGACCCCAACTTCGGCTCCCAGCACACATATGTCCCGCCTGGTCAACCAGTTCCTCAGGCACAGTACCCTCCTCCACAACAGCCATACCCAACAG GTGATGGGCAGCCCCCTATGCAGCCTTACCCACCACAACCTATTCCACCATATCCTCCACAGGGAGCACCATATGTGGCTTCTGCTCCCCCAGAAG GTTACCCGGTTGATGGCCAGAAGCCCCCACCCTACACACAGGAATACCAGCCTAATGCTCCGCCGTCCTAG
- the LOC125041319 gene encoding calcium-binding protein P-like isoform X4, with protein MLVKMCVKMLVCAAFLLAVPSTTQGFNVGVSGTKCNLDPSKGEINDPCARLYDGVCKGRYCGCPTGTHEDKNLGVCAPGEASKTAGGTQAGRPGSAFDDLPFDFPGGGGSTGGTAPKAPPAPAPAPAPLPHPPPPPQPGYPGSNQPGYNPNQPGYNPNQPGYNPNQPGYNPNQPGYNPNQPGYNPNQPGYNPNRPGYNPNQPGYNPNQRGGHGTTKGGSDVGEKAGGGVGGVIGLLLIGGLIYFCCCRGGKHKQVMNRFQGLPFMRGGQAGGQGPVALQSQPVQQDPNFGSQHTYVPPGQPVPQAQYPPPQQPYPTGYPVDGQKPPPYTQEYQPNAPPS; from the exons GTGTTTCAGGTACAAAATGTAATTTGGATCCAAGCAAAGGCGAGATAAATGATCCCTGTGCCAGACTGTATGATGGCGTGTGCAAAGGGAGGTACTGTGGCTGTCCCACTGGTACCCATGAAGACAAGAATCTTGGGGTATGTGCTCCCGGTGAAGCGTCAAAAACAGCTGGCGGAACACAGGCAGGGAGGCCTGGCAGTGCATTTGACGACCTTCCGTTTGACTTccctggtggtggtggtagcacAGGTGGCACAGCGCCCAAAGCACCTCccgctccagctccagctccagcacCACTGCctcatcctccaccacctccacaacCTGGCTATCCTGGGTCTAATCAGCCAGGCTACAACCCCAATCAGCCTGGCTACAACCCCAATCAGCCTGGCTACAACCCCAATCAGCCAGGTTACAACCCCAATCAGCCAGGTTACAACCCCAATCAGCCAGGTTACAACCCCAATCAGCCAGGTTACAACCCCAATCGGCCTGGTTACAATCCCAACCAGCCTGGTTACAACCCCAATCAACGAGGTGGCCATGGAACTACTAAAGGAG GTAGTGATGTGGGTgaaaaggcaggaggaggagtgggtggagtgaTCGGCCTCCTCTTGATTGGTGGTCTCATCTACTTCTGCTGTTGCCGTGGAGGAAAGCATAA GCAAGTTATGAACAGGTTCCAAGGGCTGCCATTCATGCGTGGTGGCCAGGCAGGCGGCCAAGGACCAGTTGCTTTGCAGAGTCAGCCCGTGCAACAAGACCCCAACTTCGGCTCCCAGCACACATATGTCCCGCCTGGTCAACCAGTTCCTCAGGCACAGTACCCTCCTCCACAACAGCCATACCCAACAG GTTACCCGGTTGATGGCCAGAAGCCCCCACCCTACACACAGGAATACCAGCCTAATGCTCCGCCGTCCTAG